The genomic stretch CGAATGGTTCCCTCTTCTCTGGTGCAAAATAGGGAAATGAGGGAATTCAACGCCAAAAGGAGGACATTGTGGGCCTATGGTCGAACAGTTTGAAGAGACACCGGATGTAGAACCTAAAACAGCGAAGCCCGGACCGGCCGAAGGGGCGCCGTTGAAGCCGGAGGAGTCGCGAGGACGCCGCATCGACGCCCTGAAAGAACTGGGCGAGACGGAGGTCCCTGGCGCCAAAAGCAACATCCACTGCCTGACCATCGTCGGCCAGGTGGAAGGACACATGATCCTGCCGCCGCAGAATAAGACGACCAAATACGAGCACATCCTGCCCCAACTGGTCGCGCTGGAGCAGAGCAAGGACATTGAGGGCGTGTTGTTGATCCTGAATACTGTCGGCGGCGACGTAGAGGCTGGCCTGGCCATCGCCGAGATGGTCGCCAGCTTGTCGAAGCCCTCTGTCTCCATCGTCTTGGGCGGCGGTCACTCTATCGGCGTGCCTATCGCCGTATCGGCCGATTACTCGATGATCGCCTCCACAGCCACCATGACCATCCACCCGATCCGCTTGACAGGCCTTGTCATCGGTGTCCCTGCCACCTTTGAATACCTGGAAAAAATGCAGGACCGCGTCGTCGCCTTTGTGACGCGCAACTCCCGCATCACACCGGAGAAATTTAAGGAACTGATGTTCAAAACAGGCGAACTGACCCGGGATATCGGAACGGTCGTCGTCGGCAAGGAGGCTGTCGAATATGGTCTCATCGACGCCGTCGGCGGGATCAGCGAAGCGGTGAAAAAATTGAATGAGTTGATCGAAGAGCGCCGAAACAACAAGGGGTTGTTGCAATGATCCTCTATACGCCAGTTCCAATGGAAACCATCTTTCAGGGGACAACGCCCGATGTACCCGCCATGTCGATCGTGTCTTTCAAGGGCAGGACTGTGATGGCTTACAACCGGGGAGACGGACGCTACGAATTGACACGCTTGTTGACCACCGAGCCAAAGGACTACCTCGATCCTGAACTGCAACCGGGAAGGGAGATCTTTCCCGATTAACCTCCCTAAAAGCCACCCCGTTGGGATGGCTTTCCTTTTGCGCCTGTCAGAAACGGCGGCTCCCGGTGACAACACGACTTACATGCAGGGTGATCTAATGGCAAACATGTTTCATCAACTGAAAGAAGATCTCAAGTATGAAATGGCCGGGCTGGGGGTATTGGCTGTCGCTGTCTTCGCCATTGTCAGCCTTTTCACCGTCGGCGCCAATCCCCTGGTCCTGCCTTCTGCGGGCGCCGGCGCAGTAGGCCAGTTCTTTTACAACAGCCTGAGCATAGCGGCGGGGCAGGGGAAGATCCTCTTTCCGATCTTTCTTGCCTACATAGGCGTCAAGCTCATGACCCAACGGGCGCAATTTGCCATCGGGCGAAAGCTCGCCGGTTTCACCGCCTCCTATATGATCCTGCTCACTTTCCTGCACCTGATGCTACCGATCGGGGGATCGGATTGGCAAGCGGGCATGGAAGGAAAGGGCGGCGGCGTCCTTGGGGCTTCTGTCGCCATCCTCTTAAAAACGCTCTTCGGAACGATCGGAACATATGTGGTCCTCATCGCCTTGATTCTGGCTGCTGTCCTCTTCGCCTTCGAGGTGTCTCTCGTTCAGTTGGTGGGGTTGCTCTTCGCCGGTTTGGTCGGCTGGTATGGCCGCGCCCGTGGCGCTCTGGGCAAGTTCCTCTTTACCGTTGTCGAGGAAGAGGAGCTTGTGCCGAAAAAGGCCGTCGAGAAAAAAGGGCGCCGCAAAAAGACGGAGGGGCCTTCCCCGGCAAAGGGGTCACAGGACATCCCGCTCGTCATCTTTGACCATGAAAAAGATAGGCCGGAGTGGTTGAAACAGATCGAAAAACCTATCGATAAGGCGGCAACGGAGTCGGCTGTGCCGAATGGGTCTGCGATCATCAGGCCGGCAACGCCGGAAAATCCAGAACTGGAAAACAGAGGCGCCCTATTGGATGATAGGGCCCCCTTGATCATCCAGCACTTTGATGATGACGAACCTCCGAAAGAGCCTTCCATCGACGATACGCTCGTGGAAGCCAAGCGCCATCGCGAGACGACGATGCCAGGCTTGGCGGAAACCGCCGCCGGTGATCTCGCCGATAGAGAGCTGTCCGCCGGCGTGTCTTGGACAGGTTCGGAAGGGAATGCAACTGAGAATGTCACCGCCGAGTTGCTCGACGAGAACCGGGAAAGCGGAGTCCCAGGAGGAACGAAAGCTAAGGCTGGGACAAGCGCCGCTTCTTCCGGCCTTCCCGAATACACCTTGCCCCCGCTCAGCCTCTTACACCGTTCACTCCGTGTGAAAAGCCCCCGTCTGGACCATGACATCACGGAAAACGTGCGCATCCTCGAAGAGACGTTGAACAATTTCGGCGTCCGCGTCAAAGTCACCCAGGTCAACCGCGGCCCGGCCATTACCCGTTACGAGGTCCAGCCGGCGCCTGGCGTCAAGGTCTCCAAGATCACCAACCTGGCTGACGACATCGCCTTGTCGCTGGCCGCCGGTGCCGTCCGAATCGAGGCGCCCATTCCCGGAAAAGCCGCTGTCGGCATCGAGGTACCGAACAAGGAGGTGACGGCCGTCACCTTCCGCGAAGTCTTGGAGACGAACGAGTTCCAACAGGCGGCGTCAAAGTTGACTATCGCCTTGGGGAAAGATATCGCTGGCGCACCTGTCGTAACAGAACTGAACCGCATGCCCCACCTGCTCATCGCCGGGGCAACCGGCGCCGGCAAGAGCGTTTGTATGAACGCGTTGATCAGCAGCATCCTCTTCAAGGCCAAACCGAACGAAGTGAAGTTTCTCATGATCGACCCGAAGATGGTCGAACTGACCCAATACAATGGCATCCCCCATATGATCGCCCCGGTGGTGACGGACGCCAAGAAGGCGGCGACGGCTCTCAAGTGGATCGTCAACGAGATGGAAAATCGGTACGAGCTCTTTGCCGCTTCGGGGGTCAAGGATATCACCCGCTACAACCAGTTCAAGGCGATCGACAACCCTGACGGACCGCAGCCGGCGCTGCCCTATGTGGTAGTGCTCATCGACGAGTTGGCCGACCTGATGATGGTCGCCGCCGTCGACGTGGAAGACGCCATCTGCCGCCTTGCCCAGATGGCCCGGGCGGCGGGCATCCACTTGGTTATCGCCACTCAGCGGCCTTCAGTGGACGTCATCACCGGGATCATCAAGGCTAACGTGCCTTCGCGGATCGCCTTCGCCGTCTCCTCCCAGATTGACTCGCGGACGATCCTTGATCAGGCGGGTGCGGAAAAACTGCTCGGTCGGGGGGACATGCTCTTTTCGCCTGTCGGTTCCAACAAACCCCTGCGGGTGCAGGGTTGCTATGTCTCGGACAAAGAAGTGGAAACAGTTGTCGAATTCCTTAAAACCCAGGGGCTGCCCGAATATCAGGAAGGGGTCATCAAGGCCCAGGAACAGGCGGAAGCGCCGGAAGAGGATGACGACGAACTCTTCGTCGACGCCGTACGCGTCCTCCTGGACAGCGGACAGGCCTCCATTTCCATGCTACAGCGTCGGCTGCGGGTCGGTTACGCCCGGGCGGCGCGGCTTATCGACATCATGGAGCAGCGGGGCATCGTCGGCGGCTACGAAGGCAGCAAGCCCAGGGAGATCCTGATCAGCAAGGTTCAATTTGAAGCCAAGTACGGTTCGGCGAAAAATACAGGGAGTTAAGAAGGGGAAGGGCGAAGGTGTTGACGGGAAAAAAAAACAGTTGGCTTCGGAGGAGCCCGCCGTTCCTCTTTTGCCTATTCATCCTGTTTTCGCTGCTGCTCTCCGGATGCCGGGGAACGATAACAGGAGATACAGCCAGAAATCAGGACAATGAGAGCAGCATCACCGCTGTCAGCTATGTGCCGCCGCTAGTCGGTGCCATTTTAGCCCCGACTGATTCGCCGGCGGCTGCCGGAAACGGCCAGGTGACGGCGGCGCTGCGCTCCTTGAAAGAACAATACGGCGTTCGCGTACGGGCGATCTCGCCAACCGATTTTCTCACCCCTGAGGAGGCGCTAGGCTACTTCGGCGTCAACGAGGCCCGGGCCGTCGTTATCGCCGATCCGGCCTTCGCCGGCTTCGTTCCCGCCGCACAGGAGAAGTTTCAGAAGACAACATTCATCTACCTGGGATTGCCGGAGGAGCGCACCCTGGAAACAAGATTGGCTGGTGCCTATCTGGCCGGCGCCCTGGCGGGGGCGATGCTGCCTGGCGGGAGCGTTACCGTCGATATTCCGCCTGGTGAGACAGAGGCCGCCGCCTTTGAGCGGGTCATTCGGGCCGGTCTGGCTGAAACCGGGAAGAGGGACCCCTTATTGACGTTGACGACGTCCATAGGCGGGGGAACGGTTCCGGGAGCTGCCGCCGGGGCTGGGAGCGAGTCGGCTGCGGCAACGGCGGATCTGCGGATCATCCTGCGCGCCGCCGACATGCCGCCGCTTCCGCCGGGAACCGGGCGGATCGGTAACGTTATCGTGCTCCTCCAGCCGAACGAAGCGCCGCCGCCGGGGGTATGGTCGATCCAGGGCGGTGTCAACAGCAATGATCTGTATCCCCGTTTAGAGGCGATACTCAAAGGAAAAGAAGGACAGCCGAGTCTTCTGTCGGTCCAGTGGAATATCTTTATGAAGACAGTCAGGGCAACAGAAGAACCCCAACCATTGCCGGAGGAGATCCGGTCAAAACTCGAACCGGTACTGCAGAAGTTGGCGCAAGGGGAAGTACATTTCAACGGATGACCGTTCGAAATGTTTGATTATCAATGATTTTGCTTTGAACTTTTTGACAGAAGTAGACTCTGATGATATACTAACATGAGAATGTCGTAAAATTCACCTTCGGGAGATTTTCCGACTTTTTTTCTTGAAGGGAAGTCAGTGCGCTCGAATGAGAGGCAACATGGAAATACCGATCACCATTGACAAAGCACTGTCCGGTCAATTCGGTCCACTGATTGATGTGCGATCAGAAGGTGAATATACGGAAGCAACCATCCCCGGCGCGGTCAACATCCCTCTCCTGTCTAATGAGGAACGGGCGCGCGTGGGAACCATCTATAAGCAAAGGGGACCGGCAGAAGCCCGAAAAGTCGGCCTCGAGATCATCAGTCCGAAACTCCCAGAGCTGTACCGCAACGCGCAGGCAGTCGCAGGCAATGGGCCTGCCGTCCTCTTCTGCTGGCGTGGCGGGATGCGCAGCAAAACAGCAGCGACGGTCCTCAATCTGATGGGGATGGAGACGTACCGCATCGAAGGCGGTTATAAAGCCTTCCGCCGTTATGTTAACGAATATTTGGAGCGGCGCATCGGCCTTTGGCCCTTTCTCCTGCTCCATGGCAACACCGGCGTGGGCAAGACGGAGATCCTGTCCGCCCTCGCAAAAGGGGGCGCTGGCACTATTGACCTAGAGGCTATCGCGGAGAACCGAGGCAGCGTCTTCGGTCATATCGGCTATTCGTCGATCCCAAGCCAGCAAACCTTTGAAGGTCGCCTAGTCATGGCGCTCAACGCTTGCCAGGACAAGCCCAGCATCTTCATGGAATGTGAAAGCCGCCGCATCGGCCGCGTCATCCTGCCGCAGAACTTTTTCCGTCGCATGCAGGAAGGGGAACGGATTCTCCTCTATGCGCCGATGGCCGTACGGATCCAGCGGCTAGTCGATGTTTATGCCAGCCAAGCGGACAGAGGAAAACTGCTGGAGGCGATGGGCCGGTTGGAACAGCGCCTCGGTAAGGCCTGGGTCAAACAGTTGACTTTATGGATCGAACAGGAGGATTATGCCGCTGTTGCGGAAGTGCTTTTGCGGGAATATTATGATCCGTTATACGGATATCCCAACGGGCCGAGCCGCCACTACCCTTTCGCCGTCGATGCATCTTCGGTTACAGAAGCGGTGAATCTGCTCATGCTATACAATGAAGCACGCTTTCAGAAAGGAGGTCACGTCGATGGAAAGCCTCGGGCTTGTGCTCCGGCAAGCCAGGGAACAGAAGCAACTCTCTTTGCGCCAGGTGGAAGCGGAAACGAACATCCGTCTGGCGTACCTGACCGCTTTGGAAGAAGGCAATTATGACCTGCTCCCCGGCCGCGTCTACGGCGTCGGATTTATGCGCAGTTATGCCAAGTATCTCGGTCTCGATCCGGCGCCGTTGATCGAAGCGATGAAACATGATTGGAAGACCGAGGAAGAGGAATCGCCACTAGTCACAGAGGAGAGGGAAAAAGCGTATTCAGCCCCGAGAACGGGCGGCATCGTCAAATACGCCGGTTACGGCCTGGCGGTTGCCGCCATTGCCGGACTCGTCTTCGTATCGGCTCGGTTGCCGGACAAGGACCAACTGGAGCCGAACCGACCGGATGGCAGGGTGGCCATCAACAGCACTAAACCGTCCGGCCCTGCAGCTGCCGATGGTACGGGGGCGTTGGGCAGCTCGGGGGTGCTAGGGGCATCGCCGGGAGCCCAGGCGTCCAACGGCGCAGGGGCCGATCCGGTATCCCTCGCTCCTGGCCTTTCTCCGGTTGAACCTGCGGTGGCACAACCTGCTGCCAACGGAGAAAAGGCCCCCGGCGTGCCCGCTGTGGCGCCGGCGCCGAGCGGCGTGGCCGTGACTTTGCGGGTCGTGCAGGACAGATGCTGGATGTCGGTTAGCCAAGACGGCCAACCTGCCTATGAAGGAATGGTGAACGTCGGCGACGCCATGACCTTCACGGGCAAGGACAAGGTCAATGTGGTGCTTGGCAACGCTGGCGCCGTGGAAGTTATTCTGAATGGAAAAAGTCTTGGCACTCTCGGGGACGTGGGACAGGTCATCAAAGAAGAGTTTGTTCCCCTGACGCAAAACCCGGGTTGAGACCCGGGTTTTTGGTTAACACAAAGGAGGAAAAGGTTATGGCCAAGGATGCATCCTTTGACATCGTATCTCAGGTGGATGAACAGGAAGTGACCAACGCCGTCCATCAAGCGGTGAAGGAGATGGAGCAGCGTTTCGACTTCAAAGGCAGCAAGAGCGAGATCCGCCAGGAGCAAGGCGCCATCATCCTCGTCTCCGATGATGAGTTTAAGCTGAAAAACGTCACCGACATCCTGGAAGCGAAGATGGTCAAGCGCGGCATCTCCTTGCGTGCGCTCAGATACGGCAAGATCGAGTCGGCTGCCGGTGATATGGTCCGGCAGAAGGTCGACCTGGTTCAAGGGATCTCCAAGGAGAATGCCAAAAAGATCACCAAACTGATCAAGGACAGCAAGATCAAGGTTCAGACCTCCGTGCAGGGCGACCAAATCCGCGTGAGCGGTAACAAGCGTGATGACCTGCAAGCTGTCATCGCTTTACTGCGGAAGGCTGATCTGGATATTGAGTTGCAGTTTATCAATTTCCGGTCCTAGACGGCGGGGAAGCTTGTTGCCAAATGTACCGTTTGTTGTTGCGTTACAGTTGATGTTCCCCCCCTGCCTGTTCGTCGGGAAAGGCGCCGGTCATGCACAGACCGGCTGGGTAGGAATTTGTATCCACAGCATTACGTGAAGTACTCGATCTCAGCATCGGGAAACCGTTCGAGCAGCGCTGTCCGGAGGAGATTCTTCATCGACTTGGCCGTCTCGTCGGGGTATACATACTTGCCCATGCCGTATTTGCCGTACTTGAACTTGCGCTCCTCCTCGTCCATGTCAAGTCGGGATTCGGGAAAGCGCTCCAAGATCACCTTTTTGGCCCTTGCCGTAAATCGGTGCTGGATCAATTCAAAGGTCACCGGAGGAGAAAGGGGCTGGATCGACGCCAGCTCCCTTTTTAAATGGTCGAAGAGCTGGAGGTAGTCCTCCTCCCAGCCGGGGTAGACCATGATCGGGGCGATGATGAACCCGAGGGGATAGCCGGCGCGGGCCACTTGCGTGGCGGCAGCGATGCGCTCCGCGACAGGAGGCGTTCGGTGTTCAAAATCGCGGACGACGCGCGCACTGTTTAAGGAGAAGCGAAAGCGTGTGTGGCCGTTATGACGGGCTTTGAGCAGCGGTCCCACGCCGGTGAACTTGGTGACGAAACGGAGGCGGCCATGCTCCTGGGCGCCGAAAAACTCAATCGTCTTGAACAGCGAGCCTGTCAGATGCTCGACGCTCAGCGGATCGCCGGAACTGGCTACTTCGAAGGTAGTCGTTTTCGGCGTATTTTTTTCGATGTACTTGGCCGCTTGGTCCAGCATCTCTTCCACATTGACGTAGACGCGAAGGTAGGGACGTTGACCGAGAGTCGTCTGCAAGTAGCAGTACTCGCAGTGGCCGGGGCAACTTGTCATCAGGGGAAACTGGTAATCGGCCGATGGGCGGCAGGTGGGAAAACGCAGGTCCCGTTTGACGCCGACGACGAGGGTCTTTTTCGCCTCGGCGTACTTCTGGTTCGGCGTATCCCCCGGCAGGCCCGTGACGCGGTTATGAGAAGGGATCTGTCGGGTGGGAAGACCCAACTCGCGGCAGAGGGCGACGATCTTCTGGCCGAGCGGGTAGGCGAGGGCTTCCCCTTCAAAAAAGACCCGCTGGGGGACGTAATGCCATTTTTGCTGCTCTTGGGGCTGTTTATTCGACTGTTCATTCGGTAGCTCTTTGGGTTGCTCCTGGGGTCGCTCTTTCCATTGGTTCAACGGGGCACCTCCTTAGGAGAAGTTTTCCCGCTGATGAGCAAGAAAAAAGCCCCCCTCGGAGCAGGTCCGGGTGGACTTGTTCAAGAAAGCGGGGAATTTACTTTAGTCCCCGGTAGGGCGTTACACCGTCATAGGTGAGGATGGCCCTGTACATGTCCGGACGCCGATCGCGGAAGACGCCCCAGGCGGTTCGCATGCGGGCGCATTCGTCGAGGTCGAAGGTGGCCGTCAGCACCGTCTCAGAGGTGCGGTCCGCCTCGGCCACCTTTTGGCCGAAGGGGTTGGCGATAAAGGAAGAGCCATAGAAGTCGATCTCCGACGTGCTGAAGGTCTCTTTGCCGATGCGGTTGGATGCGACGAGCGGGACCAGGTTGGCGCCGGCATGGCCCTGCATGCAGATCTGCCAGTGGTCCTTCGAGTCGATTCCCGGCTCTTCAGGCTCGGAGCCGATGGCGGTGGGGTAGAGGAGGATCTCGGCCCCCATCAAGGCCATGCAGCGGGCTGCTTCGGGAAACCACTGGTCCCAGCAGATACCCACGCCGATCTTGCCGTAGCGGGTCGTCCAGACCTGAAAGCCCGTGTCGCCGGGGTTGAAGTAAAACTTCTCTTCATAACCGGGGCCGTCGGGGATGTGAGTCTTGCGGTAGACGCCGAGGATCTCGCCATCAGCGTCAATCATGGCGATGGAGTTGTAGCGGGCGTTGTTTTTCTTTTCGAAAAAGCTGATCGGCAGAACAACGCCCAGTTCTTTGGCGATGGGCTGAAAATGGCGCACGGCGCTGTTGTTCTCCGTCTCCGTGGCCAGGTCATAGTGCTCGGGCCGTTCGGTCTGGCAGAAGTAGGGCGCTTCAAAGAGTTCCTGCAATAAAATGACCTGGGCGCCCTGGCGGGCCGCTTTCCGGACGAGTTTTTCCGCCTTGGCGATGTTGGCATCCACATCCCAGGAACAACTCATTTGGGTGGCGGCGACGGTGACCTTGCGCATGGGATCCCTCCGAATTGCTGCTATTTGGGCATCTGCTGGGTGGCGCAGTGGATGTTGCCACCACCGGTGAGGATGATTCGACTCTCGATGGGCACGATGGTCCGGTCAGGGAAGACGCGGGCCAGGATGGCCTCGGCCTGTCGGTCCGTCTCGGCGCATTCGCCGCCGAAGATGGGGAGGATAATGCCGCCGTTGACGAAGTAGAAGTTGATGTAGCTGGCAGCCATGCGGACGCCTTTATGGTAGAGGGCAGGAGGCTGCTCGATGGGGATGATCTCCAAGGAACGTCCCTTGGCGTCGACGGCCTGCCGGAGGATCTCCAGGTTCTCGCGGCTGATGGCGTAGTTAGGATCCTCTGGGTCGGAGCAGACCTGGAGGAGCACTACGCCCGGCCGAGCGAAACAGGCCACATTGTCCACGTGCCCATCGGTATGGTCGCCGCAGAGGCCCTTTTTCAACCAGATGATCTTCTCAACGCCCAGGTATTGGCGGACCTGCGCGTCCAGTTCCTCGCGGGTCATGTGGGGGTTGCGGTTTTTATTGAGGAGGCACTCTTCTGTCGTCAGGAGGGTACCTTCGCCGTCGACGTGGATGGAACCGCCCTCCAGGACAAAGGGAGCGTCAAAACGGCGGATGCCGAAGTGGTCGAGCAGTTGGGGCGCTACGAGGTTGTCCAACTCAGAGGGGAACTTGTTGCCCCAAGCGTTGAACTGCCAATTGACGCCGGCCAATTCGCCGGCGGCGTTTTTAAGGAAGGTGGGGCCGCTGTCGCGGATCCAGGAGTCGTCGTACTCCATGGGGAGAATATCGACGGAGGGACCGCAGATCCGAGCGGCCTCCTCAACAAGTTCCGGCAGGACGACCATCGTGACAGGTTCAAAGCGGGCAATGGCCTGGGCCACCCGGGCGTAGGCTTGACGGACCTCATCGAGTTCGTCGGGCCAGGTCGTATCGTCGATGGGCCAGACGATGAAAGTGCGTTGATGGGGCGCCCATTCGGGGGGCATGGCAAAGCCGGATGCTTGCGGCAGGGACATGAGATCTTCTCCTTTGTTTGGCGATTCGACTTATTATAACATGGGGAGAAGGGCAGTAGAAATGTATTGACCACTGTTACCGCTGGCAGCGAGCGATAAAAAATGAAATGCCGCCAGGCAAAAGGATGAACTTATGAAAGACTGCCGTCAAAGGAGGTTGTTCTACCCCGAGAATAAACCGCCACTGACGGTCATCCAAATGGGAAGGCTCACCGCCATTGACAGGACACGCCGTTCCGTCAATGAGGGTGAGCCAATATATTGCCTATGGTGGGCGATAACGGAATCGAACCGCTGACCTCTTGCATGTCAAGCAAGCGCTCTAACCATCTGAGCTAATCGCCCCTATGAAAATGGTGCGCCCGGCAAGAATCGAACTTGCGCACCTGGTTCCGGAGACCAGCGCTCTATCCACTGAGCTACGGGCGCCTACTAGCGACGAACACTAATATACCAAAATCATTGCGCGCTGTCAACAGCAGTTTTTTCGGGGGAAAAAAGAAGGCAGGATCAATCCTGCCCCTGCACATCGTTGATGCCGTAGCGGAAGAAGTGATTCTTGAGGTGCTGAATCGTTTTTTCAGTGACGCCAAACTCCTGGGCCATCTCCATGTCCGACTTGTCGGCGGCGACACCGGCGATGAATGTATCGAAGTCGACGCCCATCTCATGGGTCTTGTCGACCAGACTCTCTCGCATCCCCCAAGGTGCACCCCGTGTGGAGAATTGGCTGGTCTCCTGACTCTTTGGTTTCCGGGGATGGACCCCTTGTTCTGTGACGTGGCCGTACAGATCCGAACGAGCGTCCAGGGCCACCCGGGTCGCCGAGCCGAGATCTTCGGGAACAAACTTATCCGGCAAAGGACGCTGGTCACCTTTACCTTGCGACCCCCCCATGATTTTCCCTCCCTTGACCGTCCTGTTCACGGATAGTATCGGGTAGAGCGTTCAAACCTATGCCGCCAAAGAAATTGTAATTTTTTACCGTATGGTGCGGTCGAGAGAACTTGAACCCCTATAGCTGTGCGACCACCAGAACCTGGGCCGCCGTCAGAGCACCTGCGTCTTAAGTGTCTGCCAATTCCGCCACGATCGTCCAGAGAAGAATGGTCGGAGCGACAGGTGTAGCCAGCCTAAGACAGCATTCTAATAATATAAAATGTAATTATATGATAAAAAATTATTTCCGTCAAGTAAAAGGCCGTGATAAAATTCGCCATCTGATTTTCCGCCATTGGCGGGGAAAGCTAAGGACTGTAAATCATTGAAGGGCTGGTGATGAATGCGTGCGCTTCGATATCATCGTCATAGGTTCTGGAGCGGCAGGCTTGTCCACGGCGATTCAACTGGCCCGGTACAATCATTCTGTGCTGGTCTTCGACGGTGGGGAAGGGCGGACTTCCTGGGTCCCCAGGTACCATAACCTGCTGGGATATCCTCAGGGAATTTCGGGCAAAGAACTGCTGCGTCTCGGTCGTGAACAGGCCCAACTGTATGGGGCAGAGATTGTTAAGAGTCAGGTGGGGCGGATCGAGAGGACAGGAGACGGTGATTTTACCGTCACCACAAGCAGCGCCGATTACCGCAGTCGCTATCTTGTCTTCGCTACGGGGTTGACCGACAATCAGCCGGAGATCCCCAATCGCTACGAGTTCGCCGGTCGTTCCCTCTATTATTGTCTCGACTGTAACGGCTTTGAGTTCATCGGTCAGAAGGCGGCTGTGCTGGGACATAGCAGCGGGACTATCCGTAGCGCCTTCGCCTTGCTCGATTACACCCACCATGTCTTCATCGCTACCAACGGACACCCGCTGGAAGGGCGTGAAGAGTATGGCGATCTCCTCAAGGAATACAAGATCGACGTGATTGAGACGCCGGTGGAACGCTTCCAGGGAACGCCGGGGGGGAAGGGGAAGTTGAAGGCTCTTTCCTTTCAAGACGGTTCGGTACGCGACGCGGACGTAGCCCTCTCCACCTATGGTACGCAGGGCAACAGCAAGCTCGCCCAAGAACTGAATGTGGCGGTAAACGAAACAGGCCACATCGTCGTCAATGAGTTCAT from Heliomicrobium modesticaldum Ice1 encodes the following:
- the aguA gene encoding agmatine deiminase — translated: MSLPQASGFAMPPEWAPHQRTFIVWPIDDTTWPDELDEVRQAYARVAQAIARFEPVTMVVLPELVEEAARICGPSVDILPMEYDDSWIRDSGPTFLKNAAGELAGVNWQFNAWGNKFPSELDNLVAPQLLDHFGIRRFDAPFVLEGGSIHVDGEGTLLTTEECLLNKNRNPHMTREELDAQVRQYLGVEKIIWLKKGLCGDHTDGHVDNVACFARPGVVLLQVCSDPEDPNYAISRENLEILRQAVDAKGRSLEIIPIEQPPALYHKGVRMAASYINFYFVNGGIILPIFGGECAETDRQAEAILARVFPDRTIVPIESRIILTGGGNIHCATQQMPK
- a CDS encoding NAD(P)/FAD-dependent oxidoreductase, which encodes MRFDIIVIGSGAAGLSTAIQLARYNHSVLVFDGGEGRTSWVPRYHNLLGYPQGISGKELLRLGREQAQLYGAEIVKSQVGRIERTGDGDFTVTTSSADYRSRYLVFATGLTDNQPEIPNRYEFAGRSLYYCLDCNGFEFIGQKAAVLGHSSGTIRSAFALLDYTHHVFIATNGHPLEGREEYGDLLKEYKIDVIETPVERFQGTPGGKGKLKALSFQDGSVRDADVALSTYGTQGNSKLAQELNVAVNETGHIVVNEFMETAVPHIYAVGDVINTTQMLVFAISEGVKAAMMIHRSIESKRQPFQA